GGTAGTTTGCACGGGTACAATGCGTTTACGCATCAATACGCTGGTCGCACTTGAATACTGCTTGAATTTATCCGGCTTCTTAGTCAAATAGATATGGCAGTGATGATGAAGGTAAGCCCGTTCATTAAAGTAACGTTCGCTGGAATGTGACAAGAACGTTTTAATGTTCGCACCGTTATTCTTAGCAAATACTGCCTCGTACTGCTCATTGATAAACCAGTCCTGTTTATGAAATACGCTGTTTTTAGGCAATAGTCTTAATGCTTTAATCAAAACTTCGTGAAATGCCAGGTATTCATCGTTGGATAAGGTGAATATTTCAGGCAGGTTAACTTTGAAGCCTATGGTCAAATCACCCTGCACGGAAATCATACATTGATGTTCTACCTTATACACAGGAAAAACTTGTTCTGCTTTACTATGTGTTGCCATTGTCTATTTTTTTAATTTTAAAAAGACCTTCCGGGTCGTGAATTTTAGATGGTTCGGCAGGTAACGTTTAGCTGCCTTTTTCATCAGTCCATGTTCACCGTATTTGTGGCTTAATTTGAAAACCTGATAAAATAATGCACTTCCTAATGCTGCAATTATCATGATGCAGTAATGAACAGGTACACCAAGCAAATAAATTATTGCAAAGCCGACCAATAAGATGACAAGCCCACCTGCCAAATAGCCGATGTATTGAGCTTTCAGCCCTTTAAATTCAATCGGTTTATTAATGCCCTTGTTAATTTGATATAGTGCCATAACTAAGTTCCGTTAAACCCCGAAAAATGATTTCAAGACAGTTGCAACTACAACGAGAAAAATACAGCTACCGAACCAGCTCGAAGCGACCTTTCCGGTGTCATGTTCGCCATCATTCCACTTTTTGAATACTTTGATCGCGCCAACCAAGCCCATTATTGCACCAATGGCATACATTAAACTTGTGCCTGTTGAAAAGTAACTTTTGACCTGGCTTGTGGCTGCTGTTATTCCTGAATTACCATCCTGGGCGTAAAGACTAAGGGTGATAATCAATAAGGTTACTGTTACAATAAAATGCCTTAGAAAATTTACCGCTCTTGAACGGATGTCTGTTTTTTGAGATTTCATAAATTTTAATTTTGATGTAAACGGATAGTTGTCTAAGCCCAGTTACTATGAAAGTCTGACAAGGCAACCGTGAATTTTAATTTGTTCTTAGAAATTTCTACTACTCGGCTTAGTGCAGCCGGAAGATCTATTTGCTCCTGAAACCTTTTATAAGAGCCGACTAAAATTCCCACAAGCGTTATAAACTCTTGCTTATCATCAACGTCCTTAAATGCTTCAATCAAGTTACCGGCTTCAGATATTAACTCTAATGAAGGATCATTTTGAATGCTGGCCGTGTGTGTTTGCTCGGTAACGACCTCTCTTGGATCATCCGGCAAAACAGCTGTAAAAAGTAAGTCTTGAGTTTCTGCAATGGTTACACCATTATCCGGTTTGGCCTGACCCATCACAGAAATGGCAGGAGATTGAACGGCTGAAAATATATCAGTTGTTTGCTGCTTGCGATTGAAAAGATTACCAATCTCTTTTTGATAATACCTGAGTATAACATATAGGTAGTATGAAATACTAATAATGATAACGGTGGCGAGATAGTGCTGCCAGGAAATAGAGGACAACATATTGCTTTGCTTTAATCCTCACCGCACCATGCGGCGATTGTGAAAGCAAAGGTTGGGGTAGAAAAAAATATTTTTTCACCACTTACACCTAAGTTAGGTGTTTTTTATTTTTTATAATCTTATAAAATATTGATAACGAGCGTTTTAAATTTATCCAAATTTTAACTTTTGTTGATTAGAGGCTTCTTCATCCAGCTTCTCTTCAATTCTCCTTAACATTGCCAATTTAAGTTTATCCAAAAATGCTGTGCGTTCTTTTTTCCGTTTGACGATATCGAGATATTTATGATAATAGGAACCGAGATCAACATGAAAAACCGTTTGAAAAAAACCGACTACGGCTTTAATTTCCGTATTGCCATTGTTAAAAACACCTAATGCGACCAAAGCGTAGATCAATTCTACAAGGTCTGTTTTGTTGAAAGTCCAGGTGAGTGGTAATTCAAGCCCCATTTCCGGCGGAGTGTCGTCATGCTCCATGGTCTTCTGTAGTTCGAGATTAAGGAAGTCCTGGTACTTCTCATTTGCTATTATTTTAGAAAGCTTGTAGTCATGACTTGTAGAGTATTGCTCGTCCTCTTCAAATTCTTCAAGGTCTACGTGAACATCGAAGCCTCCGCGTGTAAAATAAAGCTCATCCATTTGTGTCGAGCCGGAACGATAGTATTGGTAGAAACTCTGATTATGGTCGAAAAATCGTTTGATATCAGCCAACTCGTATTTGATATAATCTTTTAATATTCCCTCGCCGCCGGGAGGGGCTTGCATGATAAATTTATAAACGTTTATAAAGTAGATGTACTTACTATAGAATTGAGGTTTGAGCACTTTAAAGAAATAGATCTCATCTTCTTTGTTTTCAAAGGAATAGGTTGAAATATAACTTTTCAGTTTGGCCATTGCCTTTTTGCAAAGCTGGATGGACATTTTATACTGTTCAGTTAAGGATTCGCCGTTAATGGCAACTTCATTCAATTGGTTTTCTAAAGCGCTGTAGAAACGTTCGGTATAAGTTCTCATAATAAGGTTAGGTAGGTTAGTACTGTAATATAATATGTATAGATTTTTATAGGCAACAAGTTTAGAATCCTGTTATACAGCAAAGCTTTACTACAACACGGTAGCATTTCAAAAAAACAGGAAAAAGTTTTTAAATCAGGTTTTGGCAGGCAATTCAGTGTTCAGCATATCCAAAAGGGTGGTTTCTAAACCTTCGGCTATTTCCTGTAGGTAAATATATGAGGGGTTAATATTACCTGTTTCTAAACGTTGAATTGATTGCTGGTCTTTTCCGATGGAGTGGGCAAGTTGGACCTGCGTAATCCCCTTGTCCTTGCGGACAGTACGGATTTTTTCGCCCAGGTCTTTTAATAATACTTCCTTATTCATCGGAAGTATAAAAGAAAAGTAAAGCAATTGAAATCAGTACAACGGATACGTTGTATTATTCTTACTTATAAGTATTAAGCAATAATATTTCCTCATTCAACACAGGTTACTTAAAACGCTATCTACCAACAATTTGATATCTTCCTTAATCTGATGATAGCTCATTAACACTTCTACCTGCTCAACGTTTCGCACTACCGGAATAGGCTGATAAGCCGCTTCCTCGGCTTGTATCGCTTCGTGATCGTTTTGTATCAAGTTATGAAAGGTCTTTAAATCAATCTTATTGTCGGGATCATCGGCAACCATGCCTACAAATTCACCGGAAGATAATCCGGATATTTTTGCTGCGGGTATCGCATAGTCCAATTGTGTTGATTTGCTAATTGAAGTGTCTTGACTATTAATGGAAACACTTTCTTTTTCCTGATTGATCTTTCCAAATCTTTCTGATAACTGCTTTGCTGTATCTCCCGTTACCTGGCCGAATACAACGTTGCCTACAATATTTAAAATCACTTCCGCCTGTTCCCGCCCATAATCTTTTTTAAGCTGGCTATAATCCTGTACGGCTAAGGTAACGGCGACCTTGTTAGATCGGGCGGTCGCTATCAGGTTATCTATACCGTTAAAATATATAGTAGGAAACTCATCGTAAATCATGCTGCACTTTTGCTGATTTTTACGGTTTACGAGCTTATTGATCCTATTGATGTAGAGCGATAACACCGCACCATAAATTTGCGATTTTTGGGGATTATTGGCGAGGCATACTATTTTTGGTTCATCTGGGTTATTTATGTCAAGTGAAAAATCGTTGCCACTTAGTACATAGTACAATTGTGGAGATGACAACCGCGCCAAACTAATTTTGGCACTTGCAATTTGCCCTTCTAATTGTTCGTAAGCTTCATTTTGCCAGGCAGAAACAAAAGGATTGATCAACACTTCTATTTCGGGTTCTTGTAGCAATACTTCAAAAAGGTCTTTGTACTCTACCTGCGCTAATTCTATAACATGGGGCAACGTACAATAACGCCCATTTTCATATTTCTTTAAAAACCACATAATCGCTGTGATAAAGTTGATTGGCGATTCAACAAAGAAATCACCCTGTTTTTTAATCCACTCGCGGTTTAGGCCCATCATGATGGTACGACTTGAATCCATTGCATCAGTAATATCCATCATGGTGTGCGGCTCTAAAGGATTAGCCCTATGGATAATATTTTCAAGATTGATGATATATTGAGTTGGCTTTACTTTGTATAAATGTCCGTACTTCAGTAGAGCATTATAAACAATCTTGGTTAGATCATCATATTTGAAATCATAGACCAGCATGGTAAAGCCCTTTTGAATATGCTGAGTGATAATGTGACGGATTACGAAATAGGATTTTCCCGAACCCGGACTGCCACCAATTAGCGTACCTCTGAACGGGTTAATGATATTGATCCAGCTTTTGCGGCTTTTCCCTTTGAGATTATAAACTGCCGGTAAATTGATGGAATACTCATTTTCCAAAAGCCGCTCTTCCTGTGGGAAAGATTCATTTTCTTTATTAAAAATATCCTTACCTAAGTTAAGTTTCAGCATCCTGAACAGCAGGCTTACCCCAGATAGTAATAGCATATAACCAATGACAGTTAAACCAATATATAGAACAGCTATCGTTGTTGCAGGATAATGTATCGTAAGAAACAGCGTACTGATAAAGTACAATAACACGCCTGTAAAACAATAGATGAATATCCTGCTTGCTTTTATGGATTCATCCTTTTTCCCCTTACTTCCCACGAGTGAAATCATTAAAAGGATAAGTGCCGCCAACTTCGCATACAGCACTTTAGTGAATACTATCATTTTTGATAGGGGCAATAAAATATGATTTACAAAAGGCTTGGTCAAACCTAAAATCTGAAAAGCCGGATAACAGCTTAAATAAAAATGTACTATCAAAATAGCAATACTTAAAAGCCTGGTGAAGTCAATTATCTTTCTTAGGGCTTGTTCGTTTTCACCTGTTTGCATAATGGTATATTTAAAGTGAGTGGCCTTTTCTTTTCTTCTTACGTTTATTTTGTTGCAGCCTGCCTATAGCGGCCATATCTTGTTGTTCTTCCTTGAATAATATGTTTAGTAATGAATCACCTTCGCTACCGATCGCGTTTGAGCCTGAAATATTGTCAGTGAATTTTGGTGCGCTGGTATCGCTATTTTCTTTCTTGAATATTGGTTGATTGTGACTTATTCCGTCATTTTTAAACCAATTTATCAATGCTGCTGCACTGTAAGCCTTGCCTAAATCGCTACCGTTAAACACCGCTTTCGACCCGTGATCTATAAAAGTGATACCGTATAAACGGCCTTCTTCGTTCTGCCTGAAAATGACTTGAATGCCGTCTGCTTTCAACATTTTTTGAAAATCAGTTTTTGAAACCGGTGTTAAGAATGCTTTGTCCACCTTCGATTTTACCTGGTCTTTCAGCGGTTTACGCAATACCTCATTCAACCGAAACCGGTCTTCGAGCGCCTTCAAAGTTGGCTTTCCGTAGATGCTGCTTGCCTTGATTGGCACCCCAAGTTTGTTTCCATTTGCATCAAGTACCCAATAAACCAACCCGTTTTTTTCATACATTCTTGAATCCTTAGACCCACGATCAGCGGTGATATTGTATTGATTTAGTACTGCATTCAGTTCAGGAATACTGGTAAACTTGTACGCTTTTACTACTTGATTCACAACATTTGTGATTGATCTTTTAATTTCAGACTTGCCATAATCCACCTGTTCCAATGGCTTGTTATTTACGTTTTGCTGTTTTCCCTGGTCTTCTGCCTTAACCAAGTTGTAAGTCAACTCGACCTGTTTTCTCGCACTTTCAGAAGCCCTGTTTGCGAGTAAATGAAAGCTGATACGTTTACCGTCAGGTTCAATATTAGTGGTTACAATGTGCAGGTGGGGGTGTCCGGCATCATGATGCTGGTAAACCAAATAAGGTTGTTTACCAAAACCTAATCCCTCCATGTAGTCATCGGCAATTTGCTGTAGTATATCTTTCTCCAGGTTTTCGTTTACTGCAAAATTTAACGAAACATGCAGCGCATTTACGAGCGTTCGCTCATTCCGACTGGTTAAATCAGTCAACCTTTGCATCTTATCAATGAACGTTAAATTGACCGGATCTTTCAGGTAGCCTTGGGCTGAAATCAGCTCCGCTTTACCCAGCTTAACTTTATGTTCATTGTAATTTATTGCACCGCTGAGACTTCTTCCGGTTTTAATTTTAGCGACCATAATTCTGAAAAACTTTGCACATGTTCTTTGATCTGACCTATTGCAGGATCAACCTTACTTCCTATAATGGAAAGGAGATTTAGCCATAGGCGGTTATCCGCATTTCCGTGTGCACTATTAATTTGTCGAACTGCTTGGTTAAGATTATTGCCTATTGCATTTAACTCTTTTCGTAGCAATGCCAGTTCTTCAAGCATCTCATCCATTGACTTATCGCGGTAAGTAACAACTACTGGTTTGCTTAATAATACGCTTCTGCAATACTCACTTAATTTATTAAAGCGTGTCTTTTTAAATGATGAATATATACACTTGTACTCGGCAGGTTTGAGCCTTGTAAGCAAAGTTTTTGATCTGTTTTCATCCTGATTTTCCATATCTCTTATCTTATAAAATCTGACTTTGGAAGATTTTCAAATGGTCCCGGACTGACTTCGGAAGGGAGGGCAAGATTTCGTTTGTAATACAAACGTTTATCTTGCTGATTGCTGTTAAGAGGCAATCTCTTCCTTCAAGACTTTTTCAATCTGCCAGCATTCTGTTAAGACCTGCCTCATGTTGACTTCTTTAATTTAGCTTCTAAGAAGAACTTTAAGGCATCTATGCTAATGTCCTTTAAAGACGCATCATACTCTATTCCGTAAGATTTCATGCGCTTTAAAAGCGTCTTTGGAATCCACACATTTAACTGCGCCTCGTCCTCTTTCACTGCCGCGCTTTGCCTGATCGGGTGGACTTCCTGTATAGGCGTTTTGGGAGTGTGCTTTTTAAGTTTGTCCGCTAACCCGCCCAGCTTGTCTTTATAATCTGTCATTGTAAACCTTTATTTAATTACCTTATTTCATTAGAGAATTTGACAATTACATAAATATGTAATTATGTAATTATGCACTGATGCGGTTAACTATTTCTTCCGCTAACGATGTTATTTCCTCTATAGCTTTGTTATCGCTTCCTTGCAGCACCCCTGCGGTAATTGACGACCGTGCAATGCTCACCCGGTCATGTATGATGGTTGCCAAAACAGGAGTTTCCATGCTTTGCAAAAGACTGCTAACTTCTTTGGTTATACCTGAGCGGGGTTTAATCATATTCATTACAATGCCGGCCTGTATGTCCGGCTTTTTCACCTGCGCATCCTTCAATAAAGCGATAGTTGAGCGGATAGCCATTACGTCAAAAAAGCCTGCTTTAGTGGGTATCAATATAAAATCCGAAATGCTGAATAATTCCGGTAATTTGTTTGACAGGTAAGGTGGGGTATCAACTATAACCAGGTCGTAATCCAAACGTTTAATTTCCTGCAATTGGTCATTACCTACAACTGCCAGGCTTGGCAACTCCTCTTTGATTTGAAAAAGGCTGCCCTGTAAATCCGTATCAACCAAAGCAACGTTTAATTGATCCTGAAAACACACTGCTAAATTCATTGCCAATGTGCTTTTTCCTACGCCCCCTTTTTGGTGGGCTACCGTGATGATCTTTCCCA
This portion of the Inquilinus sp. KBS0705 genome encodes:
- a CDS encoding tetracycline regulation of excision, RteC codes for the protein MRTYTERFYSALENQLNEVAINGESLTEQYKMSIQLCKKAMAKLKSYISTYSFENKEDEIYFFKVLKPQFYSKYIYFINVYKFIMQAPPGGEGILKDYIKYELADIKRFFDHNQSFYQYYRSGSTQMDELYFTRGGFDVHVDLEEFEEDEQYSTSHDYKLSKIIANEKYQDFLNLELQKTMEHDDTPPEMGLELPLTWTFNKTDLVELIYALVALGVFNNGNTEIKAVVGFFQTVFHVDLGSYYHKYLDIVKRKKERTAFLDKLKLAMLRRIEEKLDEEASNQQKLKFG
- a CDS encoding conjugal transfer protein TraG; translated protein: MQTGENEQALRKIIDFTRLLSIAILIVHFYLSCYPAFQILGLTKPFVNHILLPLSKMIVFTKVLYAKLAALILLMISLVGSKGKKDESIKASRIFIYCFTGVLLYFISTLFLTIHYPATTIAVLYIGLTVIGYMLLLSGVSLLFRMLKLNLGKDIFNKENESFPQEERLLENEYSINLPAVYNLKGKSRKSWINIINPFRGTLIGGSPGSGKSYFVIRHIITQHIQKGFTMLVYDFKYDDLTKIVYNALLKYGHLYKVKPTQYIINLENIIHRANPLEPHTMMDITDAMDSSRTIMMGLNREWIKKQGDFFVESPINFITAIMWFLKKYENGRYCTLPHVIELAQVEYKDLFEVLLQEPEIEVLINPFVSAWQNEAYEQLEGQIASAKISLARLSSPQLYYVLSGNDFSLDINNPDEPKIVCLANNPQKSQIYGAVLSLYINRINKLVNRKNQQKCSMIYDEFPTIYFNGIDNLIATARSNKVAVTLAVQDYSQLKKDYGREQAEVILNIVGNVVFGQVTGDTAKQLSERFGKINQEKESVSINSQDTSISKSTQLDYAIPAAKISGLSSGEFVGMVADDPDNKIDLKTFHNLIQNDHEAIQAEEAAYQPIPVVRNVEQVEVLMSYHQIKEDIKLLVDSVLSNLC
- a CDS encoding MobC family plasmid mobilization relaxosome protein codes for the protein MENQDENRSKTLLTRLKPAEYKCIYSSFKKTRFNKLSEYCRSVLLSKPVVVTYRDKSMDEMLEELALLRKELNAIGNNLNQAVRQINSAHGNADNRLWLNLLSIIGSKVDPAIGQIKEHVQSFSELWSLKLKPEEVSAVQ
- a CDS encoding DUF4134 domain-containing protein, with translation MKSQKTDIRSRAVNFLRHFIVTVTLLIITLSLYAQDGNSGITAATSQVKSYFSTGTSLMYAIGAIMGLVGAIKVFKKWNDGEHDTGKVASSWFGSCIFLVVVATVLKSFFGV
- a CDS encoding ParA family protein; this encodes MGKIITVAHQKGGVGKSTLAMNLAVCFQDQLNVALVDTDLQGSLFQIKEELPSLAVVGNDQLQEIKRLDYDLVIVDTPPYLSNKLPELFSISDFILIPTKAGFFDVMAIRSTIALLKDAQVKKPDIQAGIVMNMIKPRSGITKEVSSLLQSMETPVLATIIHDRVSIARSSITAGVLQGSDNKAIEEITSLAEEIVNRISA
- a CDS encoding helix-turn-helix transcriptional regulator, giving the protein MNKEVLLKDLGEKIRTVRKDKGITQVQLAHSIGKDQQSIQRLETGNINPSYIYLQEIAEGLETTLLDMLNTELPAKT
- a CDS encoding DUF4133 domain-containing protein, which encodes MALYQINKGINKPIEFKGLKAQYIGYLAGGLVILLVGFAIIYLLGVPVHYCIMIIAALGSALFYQVFKLSHKYGEHGLMKKAAKRYLPNHLKFTTRKVFLKLKK